In a genomic window of Thermoplasmata archaeon:
- the ftsZ gene encoding cell division protein FtsZ: MKSIIQEAIAKREERPGPAGERPAEGPAFPSADDAELAKLAETLKVHIRVVGCGGGGSNTINRCMEEGIQGAEMCALNTDAKHLLMIHASRKVLIGLRTTKGLGAGARPEVGEEAARENEAEIRQFLQGANLVFVTAGMGGGTGTGAAHVVARLAKEQGALTIGVVTLPFSGEGVARMEGALDGLERLRRICDTTIVIQNDKLLELVPRMPLDAAFKLADAVLMTGIKGLVEIVTRPGLVNLDYSDILTVMKDGGVALIGLGESESSTDRVTEAVTAALTSPLLGNVELSDAKGALVRIVGGPSMTVSEAEKAAALVGAKISKRAQIIWGCSVENTPEMQNTIKVLLIITGVRSASLLGRKGGYAAGESAEVIDLVR, from the coding sequence GTGAAGTCCATCATCCAGGAAGCGATCGCGAAGCGCGAGGAGCGCCCGGGCCCCGCCGGGGAACGCCCGGCGGAAGGGCCGGCCTTCCCGAGCGCCGACGACGCCGAGCTCGCCAAGCTTGCCGAGACGCTCAAGGTCCACATCCGCGTTGTGGGATGCGGCGGAGGAGGGTCCAACACGATCAACCGCTGCATGGAGGAAGGGATCCAAGGCGCCGAGATGTGCGCCCTCAACACCGACGCAAAACACCTGCTCATGATCCACGCCTCTCGCAAGGTGCTCATCGGGCTTCGGACGACGAAGGGCCTCGGTGCCGGCGCCCGTCCGGAGGTCGGAGAGGAGGCCGCTCGCGAGAACGAAGCAGAGATCCGCCAATTCCTTCAGGGAGCGAATCTCGTCTTTGTCACCGCGGGAATGGGGGGCGGCACCGGCACGGGCGCGGCCCACGTGGTCGCCCGGCTCGCGAAGGAGCAGGGCGCGCTCACCATCGGCGTGGTCACCCTGCCGTTCTCGGGCGAGGGCGTCGCCCGCATGGAAGGGGCCCTGGACGGCCTGGAGCGCCTGCGCAGGATCTGCGACACGACGATCGTCATCCAGAACGACAAGCTCCTCGAGCTCGTTCCCCGGATGCCCCTCGATGCGGCGTTCAAGCTCGCCGATGCGGTCCTGATGACCGGGATCAAGGGGCTCGTGGAGATCGTCACGCGGCCGGGCCTCGTGAACCTCGACTATTCCGACATCCTCACCGTCATGAAGGACGGCGGCGTGGCGCTCATCGGGCTCGGGGAGAGCGAGAGCTCCACGGACCGGGTGACCGAAGCCGTGACGGCGGCGCTGACCTCGCCGCTCCTGGGGAACGTGGAGCTCTCGGACGCGAAGGGCGCGCTCGTGCGGATCGTCGGAGGCCCGTCGATGACCGTCTCCGAGGCGGAGAAGGCGGCGGCGCTTGTCGGGGCGAAGATCTCGAAGCGGGCCCAGATCATCTGGGGGTGCTCGGTCGAGAACACGCCCGAGATGCAGAACACGATCAAGGTGCTGCTCATTATCACGGGCGTCCGCTCGGCGAGCCTCCTCGGCCGGAAGGGAGGCTACGCCGCGGGCGAGTCCGCCGAGGTCATCGACCTCGTTCGGTAG
- a CDS encoding V4R domain-containing protein — MPAPADAVVHARPELPKELSIAIVREGKELVKAAVEFDNAPGRLAELLRALPPYPQCTLVTVHAATSPDQRTAIGHFYMEVSNAEGAAEVERRLREKPYVRQVFVRAGAGGHLVDSAFPLSLSEHAQGIVLDGRQTSEMLTNLRELMGSGGAVIIYELGKGYGRPRFVRILGAQGVQYMDAHPEYAVQILSAMGWGKMALTHFDREKGTVTIVMEDGFECKGQTSSTPHSQFIRGVLAGAASAALGREIECEERRCVAVGDAFCEFLLRPADPPE; from the coding sequence ATGCCGGCCCCGGCAGACGCCGTCGTACACGCCCGGCCGGAGTTACCGAAGGAGCTCTCGATCGCCATCGTACGTGAGGGAAAGGAGCTGGTCAAGGCCGCGGTGGAATTCGACAACGCGCCCGGTCGGCTCGCGGAGCTTCTCCGGGCCCTGCCGCCGTACCCCCAGTGCACCCTCGTCACGGTCCATGCCGCCACCTCGCCCGACCAACGAACGGCGATCGGGCACTTCTACATGGAGGTCTCGAACGCCGAGGGGGCGGCCGAGGTGGAACGTCGGCTCAGAGAGAAACCGTACGTGCGGCAGGTCTTTGTTCGCGCCGGGGCCGGTGGGCATCTGGTGGACAGCGCCTTCCCGTTGAGCCTCTCCGAGCATGCTCAGGGAATCGTCTTGGACGGCCGGCAAACCTCGGAAATGCTAACGAATCTGCGGGAACTGATGGGATCGGGTGGTGCGGTCATCATTTACGAGCTGGGCAAGGGCTATGGCCGGCCCAGATTCGTACGGATCCTGGGGGCCCAGGGGGTCCAGTACATGGACGCCCACCCCGAGTACGCCGTCCAGATCCTGTCGGCGATGGGATGGGGTAAGATGGCCCTGACCCACTTCGATCGGGAGAAGGGGACGGTCACCATCGTCATGGAGGACGGGTTCGAGTGCAAGGGGCAGACCTCGTCCACGCCCCACAGCCAGTTCATCCGAGGGGTCCTGGCCGGCGCGGCCTCGGCGGCTCTGGGTCGCGAGATCGAATGCGAGGAGCGACGGTGCGTCGCCGTGGGTGATGCGTTCTGCGAGTTCTTGCTTCGTCCTGCAGATCCACCGGAGTGA